Proteins co-encoded in one Populus trichocarpa isolate Nisqually-1 chromosome 10, P.trichocarpa_v4.1, whole genome shotgun sequence genomic window:
- the LOC7475901 gene encoding exopolygalacturonase, which yields MKYLANALLILCLLAASCEAKGLGRRARAAIRAPRRTAPRRDPNEKVFNVLQYGAKPGGKQDSALSFIRAWRAACNYRGTARLLIPMGTFLIGATIFQGPCLGPVPIKVQIAGTLKAVPDPSMYEEDFWILFEKINGLLVTGTGTVDGQGNAVWKYNDGGSRFPSSIKFNHVVNGIIRQITSVNPMGFHISIVLSQNIRAKNLHITAPATSPNTDGIHISQSSVVKVSRSVISTGDDCVAIIQGSTDVSIKKVTCGPGHGFSVGSLGKYPDEKDVRGVVVTNCTLRNADNGVRIKTWGGSPPSQASNILFQDIIMDNVKRPIIIDQTYGSKSNSPSRVKISDVRYINIRGTSASAVAVDLMCSKTVPCEKLYFSNINLKYYGQKKLPFTSTCTNAKVNYAGYQFPPPCR from the exons ATGAAATATTTGGCAAATGCCCTCCTTATCTTGTGCTTATTAGCAGCCTCTTGTGAGGCAAAGGGTCTGGGACGCCGCGCTCGTGCTGCCATAAGAGCACCTCGCCGGACCGCTCCTAGAAGAGACCCGAATGAAAAGGTCTTCAACGTGTTACAGTATGGAGCAAAACCTGGAGGAAAACAGGACAGTGCATTA TCTTTCATCCGAGCATGGAGGGCTGCATGCAATTATAGGGGAACGGCAAGGCTACTTATCCCCATGGGAACCTTCTTGATAGGGGCAACTATCTTCCAGGGGCCATGCCTAGGTCCAGTACCCATTAAGGTTCAAATTGCAGGAACACTGAAAGCTGTTCCAGACCCTAGCATGTACGAAGAAGATTTCTGGATCTTGTTTGAAAAGATCAACGGCTTGCTGGTTACTGGTACAGGCACTGTTGATGGCCAAGGCAATGCTGTCTGGAAATACAACGACGGTGGTTCCAGGTTCCCAAGT TCTATAAAATTCAATCATGTAGTCAATGGGATTATAAGACAGATCACCTCTGTTAATCCCATGGGTTTCCACATATCCATCGTTCTGTCCCAGAACATCAGGGCAAAAAATCTTCATATAACAGCTCCTGCGACGAGCCCCAATACCGATGGAATCCATATAAGCCAATCCAGTGTGGTGAAAGTATCCAGAAGTGTTATCAGCACCGGTGATGATTGCGTTGCTATAATTCAAGGAAGCACCGATGTCAGCATTAAAAAGGTTACTTGTGGGCCTGGACATGGCTTCAG tgTTGGTAGCCTTGGCAAGTACCCGGATGAAAAGGACGTGAGAGGAGTCGTCGTGACAAACTGCACACTAAGGAACGCTGACAATGGAGTTAGAATCAAAACATGGGGAGGATCACCACCAAGCCAGGCTTCAAACATTCTTTTCCAGGATATTATAATGGACAACGTTAAACGCCCCATTATTATTGATCAAACCTATGGATCAAAAAGCAACTCG cCATCAAGGGTAAAGATAAGCGATGTTCGATACATAAATATCAGAGGAACCTCCGCTTCAGCAGTTGCAGTCGATCTCATGTGCAGCAAGACTGTTCCTTGTGAAAAACTCTACTTTTCAAACATCAATTTGAAGTACTATGGGCAAAAAAAGCTGCCTTTCACTTCTACGTGTACGAATGCAAAGGTGAACTATGCTGGCTACCAATTCCCACCACCTTGTCGATAG